The Collimonas fungivorans Ter331 genome has a segment encoding these proteins:
- a CDS encoding LapA family protein: MKIISRILSILLFVVFFGFALQNKGNVDLQFFPGTTIQGPLVLFLLGFFVFGAILGVLAMAPSVFRHRRNATKTKKALSSMQKEQEAQRLAESQAPQPDSIKNI, encoded by the coding sequence ATGAAAATCATTTCCCGAATTCTTTCGATCTTGCTGTTTGTTGTATTTTTCGGCTTCGCCTTGCAGAACAAGGGCAATGTCGACCTGCAGTTCTTCCCAGGCACGACCATCCAGGGGCCGCTGGTGCTGTTTTTGCTGGGGTTCTTTGTCTTCGGCGCGATCCTTGGCGTGCTGGCGATGGCGCCGTCGGTATTCCGTCACCGCCGCAATGCTACAAAAACCAAAAAAGCCCTGAGCTCGATGCAAAAAGAGCAAGAGGCGCAGCGTCTGGCAGAGTCACAAGCACCGCAACCGGACAGCATCAAGAATATATAA